A stretch of the Solanum dulcamara chromosome 6, daSolDulc1.2, whole genome shotgun sequence genome encodes the following:
- the LOC129893233 gene encoding uncharacterized protein LOC129893233 isoform X3 yields MVVVGLHPNCDIQALQRLYFSRKLDGPGRFRSALGGQSQSRVEPNLEPQVLFVYPPEKSLPLKYKDLLSFCFPAGVEVHAVERTPSMSELNEILLGQEHLKQNDLSFVFRLQVADNSTLYGCCVLVEEVVQKPSGLLSMISDGQHTSLGISRQILTTRRCYCILSRLPFFDLHFGVLQSIFTEERLERLTKQVGDLDFDSLVIDDKEENLEENPPSILDETSEYVLNGTVESPQPRTADSVISGTVSDKSQLEYKVAEGDVLPKKDGSDNKACMVDNDIEFANKEFIFERQVPEAFDNSTDENKQLVEKGVPNAVLPLLRYHQCESSESSSSFGYSFQGSPSEDRHFRSDFDETETEEASFSGQDDSSQHSDIVEWAKANNRGSLQILCEYYQLKCPARGSTIKFHPLDHLHPLEYYRPDEALLHFAGSTIDLKSCRTSLELAEAHNALMVEEEATALSVWAVACLCGSLRLEHVLTLFAGALLEKQIVVVCSNLGILSACILSIIPLIRPYQWQSLLMPVLPNDMLDFLDAPVPYIVGVKNKTSEVQSKLTNAVLVDANKNQVKSPTLPQLPQQKELYSCLSPHHAKLVGESYLARKRPAYECTEIQVEAAKSFLAVLRSYLDSLCSNLRSHTITNVQSNDDKVSLLLKESFIESFPSRDRPFMKLFLDTQLFSVHTDFVLSFFQKE; encoded by the exons ATGGTGGTTGTTGGACTCCATCCTAACTGTGATATTCAAGCACTTCAAAGgctttatttttcaagaaagcTAGATGGTCCAGGGAGATTTAGAAGCGCACTTGGTGGTCAAAGTCAATCACGCGTGGAACCTAACCTTGAGCCTCAg GTCTTGTTTGTTTACCCTCCAGAGAAATCACTGCCACTGAAATACAAGGATCTTCTCTCATTCTGCTTTCCAGCCGGAGTAGAG GTTCATGCTGTTGAGAGAACTCCATCAATGAGTGAGTTAAACGAGATACTTCTGGGTCAG GAACACCTTAAACAAAATGATCTATCCTTTGTGTTCCGGCTTCAG GTTGCTGATAATTCAACTCTATACGGTTGCTGTGTTTTAGTTGAGGAAGTGGTTCAGAAGCCCTCTGGATTGCTTTCCATGATTTCAGATGGACAACATACCAGCTTGGGTATTAGCCGCCAAATTTTAACAACACGCCGCTGTTATTGCATTCTTTCCAGACTTCCATTTTTTGATCTTCACTTTGGTGTATTACAAAG CATTTTTACTGAAGAAAGGTTGGAACGGTTAACAAAGCAAGTTGGTGATCTTGATTTTGATTCACTTGTGATTGATGATAAGGAagaaaatttggaagaaaatccTCCCAGCATATTGGATGAAACATCTGAGTACGTCCTGAATGGCACTGTAGAAAGCCCCCAACCAAGAACTGCTGATTCTGTAATTAGTGGAACCGTGAGTGACAAATCTCAGCTGGAGTATAAAGTTGCAGAAGGGGACGTACTCCCAAAGAAGGATGGAAGTGATAACAAGGCATGTATGGTTGATAATGATATAGAATTTGCTAATAAAGAATTTATATTTGAAAGGCAAGTCCCTGAAGCTTTTGATAATTCCACTGATGAAAACAAACAACTGGTAGAAAAGGGTGTACCAAATGCTGTTTTGCCACTTCTAAGATATCATCAGTGCGAAAGTTCTGAATCTTCCTCTAG ttTTGGATACAGCTTCCAGGGCTCTCCTAGTGAAGATAGACATTTTAGAAGTGATTTTGATGAAACCGAAACTGAGGAAGCATCGTTTTCTGGTCAAGATGATTCAAGCCAGCATAGTGATATAGTTGAATGGGCAAAG GCCAATAATCGTGGATCTTTGCAGATACTATGCGAATATTACCAGCTAAAATGTCCTGCAAGGGGCTCAACTATAAAGTTCCATCCCCTGGATCACCTTCATCCTCTAGAATATTATAGACCTGATGAAGCACTTTTACACTTTGCTGGATCGACAATTGACTTAAAATCATGCCGTACAAGTTTGGAATTAGCCGag GCTCACAATGCACTCATGGTGGAAGAGGAAGCAACTGCATTGTCAGTTTGGGCTGTTGCATGCTTATGTGGCTCATTGCGGCTTGAGCAT GTGCTTACACTGTTTGCGGGAGCCTTACTGGAGAAGCAAATTGTAGTGGTTTGTTCAAATTTG GGAATATTGTCTGCATGCATTCTGTCCATTATCCCTTTGATTCGTCCTTATCAGTGGCAAAGCTTGTTGATGCCG GTTTTGCCTAATGACATGCTGGATTTTCTGGATGCACCTGTTCCCTATATA GTAGGTGTGAAGAATAAGACCTCTGAGGTTCAGTCAAAGTTAACAAATGCTGTCCTTGTAGATGCAAACAAAAACCAG GTGAAGTCACCAACTTTACCACAACTTCCGCAGCAAAAGGAGTTATACTCTTGCTTAAGTCCTCACCATGCAAAGCTGGTGGGAGAAAGTTATCTGGCAAGGAAGAGGCCGGCTTATGAGTGCACAGAAATTCAG GTTGAAGCTGCAAAGTCTTTCCTGGCAGTGTTGCGGTCTTACCTGGATTCACTTTGCTCGAACCTTCGTTCACACACAATTACTAATGTCCAATCAAATGATGATAAG GTATCTCTGCTCTTGAAGGAGAGCTTTATTGAGTCTTTCCCTAGTCGAGATCGCCCCTTTATGAAG CTTTTCCTGGACACACAGCTCTTCTCTGTACATACAGATTTTGTACTCTCTTTCTTCCAGAAGGAATAG
- the LOC129893233 gene encoding uncharacterized protein LOC129893233 isoform X1: MEKIEESGSPGWGASFFQTTEDVARAVVAAAAAVRSPRPSVVYSSKDDSGSQLQKFQRQVTRLMKGLSSPPEIKSGAYNPEILTSQKRQWARFQLQSLDHRVWKEQSRLFESMVVVGLHPNCDIQALQRLYFSRKLDGPGRFRSALGGQSQSRVEPNLEPQVLFVYPPEKSLPLKYKDLLSFCFPAGVEVHAVERTPSMSELNEILLGQEHLKQNDLSFVFRLQVADNSTLYGCCVLVEEVVQKPSGLLSMISDGQHTSLGISRQILTTRRCYCILSRLPFFDLHFGVLQSIFTEERLERLTKQVGDLDFDSLVIDDKEENLEENPPSILDETSEYVLNGTVESPQPRTADSVISGTVSDKSQLEYKVAEGDVLPKKDGSDNKACMVDNDIEFANKEFIFERQVPEAFDNSTDENKQLVEKGVPNAVLPLLRYHQCESSESSSSFGYSFQGSPSEDRHFRSDFDETETEEASFSGQDDSSQHSDIVEWAKANNRGSLQILCEYYQLKCPARGSTIKFHPLDHLHPLEYYRPDEALLHFAGSTIDLKSCRTSLELAEAHNALMVEEEATALSVWAVACLCGSLRLEHVLTLFAGALLEKQIVVVCSNLGILSACILSIIPLIRPYQWQSLLMPVLPNDMLDFLDAPVPYIVGVKNKTSEVQSKLTNAVLVDANKNQVKSPTLPQLPQQKELYSCLSPHHAKLVGESYLARKRPAYECTEIQVEAAKSFLAVLRSYLDSLCSNLRSHTITNVQSNDDKVSLLLKESFIESFPSRDRPFMKLFLDTQLFSVHTDFVLSFFQKE, translated from the exons ATGGAGAAAATTGAAGAGTCAGGTAGTCCAGGTTGGGGTGCATCCTTTTTTCAAACAACAGAAGATGTTGCTAGAGCTGTTGTGGCTGCTGCAGCTGCCGTTAGGTCTCCACGACCTTCTGTGGTATATTCATCAAAAGATGATAGTGGTAGTCAGCTTCAGAAATTTCAGCGTCAAGTAACTAGATTAATGAAAGGCTTATCCAGTCCTCCTGAAATTAAAAGTGGAGCCTACAACCCGGAAATACTAACTAGCCAAAAGCGTCAGTGGGCTAGGTTTCAGTTGCAATCCCTG gatcataGAGTTTGGAAAGAGCAATCAAGGCTTTTTGAGAGCATGGTGGTTGTTGGACTCCATCCTAACTGTGATATTCAAGCACTTCAAAGgctttatttttcaagaaagcTAGATGGTCCAGGGAGATTTAGAAGCGCACTTGGTGGTCAAAGTCAATCACGCGTGGAACCTAACCTTGAGCCTCAg GTCTTGTTTGTTTACCCTCCAGAGAAATCACTGCCACTGAAATACAAGGATCTTCTCTCATTCTGCTTTCCAGCCGGAGTAGAG GTTCATGCTGTTGAGAGAACTCCATCAATGAGTGAGTTAAACGAGATACTTCTGGGTCAG GAACACCTTAAACAAAATGATCTATCCTTTGTGTTCCGGCTTCAG GTTGCTGATAATTCAACTCTATACGGTTGCTGTGTTTTAGTTGAGGAAGTGGTTCAGAAGCCCTCTGGATTGCTTTCCATGATTTCAGATGGACAACATACCAGCTTGGGTATTAGCCGCCAAATTTTAACAACACGCCGCTGTTATTGCATTCTTTCCAGACTTCCATTTTTTGATCTTCACTTTGGTGTATTACAAAG CATTTTTACTGAAGAAAGGTTGGAACGGTTAACAAAGCAAGTTGGTGATCTTGATTTTGATTCACTTGTGATTGATGATAAGGAagaaaatttggaagaaaatccTCCCAGCATATTGGATGAAACATCTGAGTACGTCCTGAATGGCACTGTAGAAAGCCCCCAACCAAGAACTGCTGATTCTGTAATTAGTGGAACCGTGAGTGACAAATCTCAGCTGGAGTATAAAGTTGCAGAAGGGGACGTACTCCCAAAGAAGGATGGAAGTGATAACAAGGCATGTATGGTTGATAATGATATAGAATTTGCTAATAAAGAATTTATATTTGAAAGGCAAGTCCCTGAAGCTTTTGATAATTCCACTGATGAAAACAAACAACTGGTAGAAAAGGGTGTACCAAATGCTGTTTTGCCACTTCTAAGATATCATCAGTGCGAAAGTTCTGAATCTTCCTCTAG ttTTGGATACAGCTTCCAGGGCTCTCCTAGTGAAGATAGACATTTTAGAAGTGATTTTGATGAAACCGAAACTGAGGAAGCATCGTTTTCTGGTCAAGATGATTCAAGCCAGCATAGTGATATAGTTGAATGGGCAAAG GCCAATAATCGTGGATCTTTGCAGATACTATGCGAATATTACCAGCTAAAATGTCCTGCAAGGGGCTCAACTATAAAGTTCCATCCCCTGGATCACCTTCATCCTCTAGAATATTATAGACCTGATGAAGCACTTTTACACTTTGCTGGATCGACAATTGACTTAAAATCATGCCGTACAAGTTTGGAATTAGCCGag GCTCACAATGCACTCATGGTGGAAGAGGAAGCAACTGCATTGTCAGTTTGGGCTGTTGCATGCTTATGTGGCTCATTGCGGCTTGAGCAT GTGCTTACACTGTTTGCGGGAGCCTTACTGGAGAAGCAAATTGTAGTGGTTTGTTCAAATTTG GGAATATTGTCTGCATGCATTCTGTCCATTATCCCTTTGATTCGTCCTTATCAGTGGCAAAGCTTGTTGATGCCG GTTTTGCCTAATGACATGCTGGATTTTCTGGATGCACCTGTTCCCTATATA GTAGGTGTGAAGAATAAGACCTCTGAGGTTCAGTCAAAGTTAACAAATGCTGTCCTTGTAGATGCAAACAAAAACCAG GTGAAGTCACCAACTTTACCACAACTTCCGCAGCAAAAGGAGTTATACTCTTGCTTAAGTCCTCACCATGCAAAGCTGGTGGGAGAAAGTTATCTGGCAAGGAAGAGGCCGGCTTATGAGTGCACAGAAATTCAG GTTGAAGCTGCAAAGTCTTTCCTGGCAGTGTTGCGGTCTTACCTGGATTCACTTTGCTCGAACCTTCGTTCACACACAATTACTAATGTCCAATCAAATGATGATAAG GTATCTCTGCTCTTGAAGGAGAGCTTTATTGAGTCTTTCCCTAGTCGAGATCGCCCCTTTATGAAG CTTTTCCTGGACACACAGCTCTTCTCTGTACATACAGATTTTGTACTCTCTTTCTTCCAGAAGGAATAG
- the LOC129893233 gene encoding uncharacterized protein LOC129893233 isoform X2, translating into MEKIEESGSPGWGASFFQTTEDVARAVVAAAAAVRSPRPSVVYSSKDDSGSQLQKFQRQVTRLMKGLSSPPEIKSGAYNPEILTSQKRQWARFQLQSLDHRVWKEQSRLFESMVVVGLHPNCDIQALQRLYFSRKLDGPGRFRSALGGQSQSRVEPNLEPQVLFVYPPEKSLPLKYKDLLSFCFPAGVEVHAVERTPSMSELNEILLGQEHLKQNDLSFVFRLQVADNSTLYGCCVLVEEVVQKPSGLLSMISDGQHTSLGISRQILTTRRCYCILSRLPFFDLHFGVLQSIFTEERLERLTKQVGDLDFDSLVIDDKEENLEENPPSILDETSEYVLNGTVESPQPRTADSVISGTVSDKSQLEYKVAEGDVLPKKDGSDNKACMVDNDIEFANKEFIFERQVPEAFDNSTDENKQLVEKGVPNAVLPLLRYHQCESSESSSSFQGSPSEDRHFRSDFDETETEEASFSGQDDSSQHSDIVEWAKANNRGSLQILCEYYQLKCPARGSTIKFHPLDHLHPLEYYRPDEALLHFAGSTIDLKSCRTSLELAEAHNALMVEEEATALSVWAVACLCGSLRLEHVLTLFAGALLEKQIVVVCSNLGILSACILSIIPLIRPYQWQSLLMPVLPNDMLDFLDAPVPYIVGVKNKTSEVQSKLTNAVLVDANKNQVKSPTLPQLPQQKELYSCLSPHHAKLVGESYLARKRPAYECTEIQVEAAKSFLAVLRSYLDSLCSNLRSHTITNVQSNDDKVSLLLKESFIESFPSRDRPFMKLFLDTQLFSVHTDFVLSFFQKE; encoded by the exons ATGGAGAAAATTGAAGAGTCAGGTAGTCCAGGTTGGGGTGCATCCTTTTTTCAAACAACAGAAGATGTTGCTAGAGCTGTTGTGGCTGCTGCAGCTGCCGTTAGGTCTCCACGACCTTCTGTGGTATATTCATCAAAAGATGATAGTGGTAGTCAGCTTCAGAAATTTCAGCGTCAAGTAACTAGATTAATGAAAGGCTTATCCAGTCCTCCTGAAATTAAAAGTGGAGCCTACAACCCGGAAATACTAACTAGCCAAAAGCGTCAGTGGGCTAGGTTTCAGTTGCAATCCCTG gatcataGAGTTTGGAAAGAGCAATCAAGGCTTTTTGAGAGCATGGTGGTTGTTGGACTCCATCCTAACTGTGATATTCAAGCACTTCAAAGgctttatttttcaagaaagcTAGATGGTCCAGGGAGATTTAGAAGCGCACTTGGTGGTCAAAGTCAATCACGCGTGGAACCTAACCTTGAGCCTCAg GTCTTGTTTGTTTACCCTCCAGAGAAATCACTGCCACTGAAATACAAGGATCTTCTCTCATTCTGCTTTCCAGCCGGAGTAGAG GTTCATGCTGTTGAGAGAACTCCATCAATGAGTGAGTTAAACGAGATACTTCTGGGTCAG GAACACCTTAAACAAAATGATCTATCCTTTGTGTTCCGGCTTCAG GTTGCTGATAATTCAACTCTATACGGTTGCTGTGTTTTAGTTGAGGAAGTGGTTCAGAAGCCCTCTGGATTGCTTTCCATGATTTCAGATGGACAACATACCAGCTTGGGTATTAGCCGCCAAATTTTAACAACACGCCGCTGTTATTGCATTCTTTCCAGACTTCCATTTTTTGATCTTCACTTTGGTGTATTACAAAG CATTTTTACTGAAGAAAGGTTGGAACGGTTAACAAAGCAAGTTGGTGATCTTGATTTTGATTCACTTGTGATTGATGATAAGGAagaaaatttggaagaaaatccTCCCAGCATATTGGATGAAACATCTGAGTACGTCCTGAATGGCACTGTAGAAAGCCCCCAACCAAGAACTGCTGATTCTGTAATTAGTGGAACCGTGAGTGACAAATCTCAGCTGGAGTATAAAGTTGCAGAAGGGGACGTACTCCCAAAGAAGGATGGAAGTGATAACAAGGCATGTATGGTTGATAATGATATAGAATTTGCTAATAAAGAATTTATATTTGAAAGGCAAGTCCCTGAAGCTTTTGATAATTCCACTGATGAAAACAAACAACTGGTAGAAAAGGGTGTACCAAATGCTGTTTTGCCACTTCTAAGATATCATCAGTGCGAAAGTTCTGAATCTTCCTCTAG CTTCCAGGGCTCTCCTAGTGAAGATAGACATTTTAGAAGTGATTTTGATGAAACCGAAACTGAGGAAGCATCGTTTTCTGGTCAAGATGATTCAAGCCAGCATAGTGATATAGTTGAATGGGCAAAG GCCAATAATCGTGGATCTTTGCAGATACTATGCGAATATTACCAGCTAAAATGTCCTGCAAGGGGCTCAACTATAAAGTTCCATCCCCTGGATCACCTTCATCCTCTAGAATATTATAGACCTGATGAAGCACTTTTACACTTTGCTGGATCGACAATTGACTTAAAATCATGCCGTACAAGTTTGGAATTAGCCGag GCTCACAATGCACTCATGGTGGAAGAGGAAGCAACTGCATTGTCAGTTTGGGCTGTTGCATGCTTATGTGGCTCATTGCGGCTTGAGCAT GTGCTTACACTGTTTGCGGGAGCCTTACTGGAGAAGCAAATTGTAGTGGTTTGTTCAAATTTG GGAATATTGTCTGCATGCATTCTGTCCATTATCCCTTTGATTCGTCCTTATCAGTGGCAAAGCTTGTTGATGCCG GTTTTGCCTAATGACATGCTGGATTTTCTGGATGCACCTGTTCCCTATATA GTAGGTGTGAAGAATAAGACCTCTGAGGTTCAGTCAAAGTTAACAAATGCTGTCCTTGTAGATGCAAACAAAAACCAG GTGAAGTCACCAACTTTACCACAACTTCCGCAGCAAAAGGAGTTATACTCTTGCTTAAGTCCTCACCATGCAAAGCTGGTGGGAGAAAGTTATCTGGCAAGGAAGAGGCCGGCTTATGAGTGCACAGAAATTCAG GTTGAAGCTGCAAAGTCTTTCCTGGCAGTGTTGCGGTCTTACCTGGATTCACTTTGCTCGAACCTTCGTTCACACACAATTACTAATGTCCAATCAAATGATGATAAG GTATCTCTGCTCTTGAAGGAGAGCTTTATTGAGTCTTTCCCTAGTCGAGATCGCCCCTTTATGAAG CTTTTCCTGGACACACAGCTCTTCTCTGTACATACAGATTTTGTACTCTCTTTCTTCCAGAAGGAATAG